The Pseudophryne corroboree isolate aPseCor3 chromosome 2, aPseCor3.hap2, whole genome shotgun sequence genome has a segment encoding these proteins:
- the SKA2 gene encoding spindle and kinetochore-associated protein 2 isoform X2 produces the protein METAVTKLEALFQKAESDLDYIEQKLEFEIRKSLPEDSSAQENPTKLLEQLASVKSRFKSLSSQLDKIAADQQKSVERIQTTIANTMKMVQHLQQQTDFQVPPFSEEELRALQQFETLALKGINLQ, from the exons ATGGAGACAGCAGTCACTAAGCTGGAGGCGCTG TTCCAGAAAGCAGAGTCTGACTTGGATTACATTGAACAAAAACTGGAGTTTGAAATAAGGAAAAGCCTCCCTGAGGACTCCTCAGCACAG GAAAATCCCACCAAATTACTGGAGCAGTTGGCAAGTGTCAAATCACGATTTAAGTCTTTGTCCTCACAACTGGATAAGATTGCTGCAGACCAGCAAAAGTCAGTTGAGCGTATTCAGACAACTATTGCAAACACAATGAAAATGGTGCAGCATTTACAACAGCAAACAGATTTTCAG GTTCCTCCATTCTCTGAGGAGGAACTTCGTGCACTCCAACAATTTGAGACACTGGCATTGAAGGGCATAAACTTGCAGTGA
- the SKA2 gene encoding spindle and kinetochore-associated protein 2 isoform X1, with protein MRGNNARSCRRRNYHMYTCVFQKAESDLDYIEQKLEFEIRKSLPEDSSAQENPTKLLEQLASVKSRFKSLSSQLDKIAADQQKSVERIQTTIANTMKMVQHLQQQTDFQVPPFSEEELRALQQFETLALKGINLQ; from the exons ATGCGGGGTAATAATGCCCGCAGCTGCAGGAGAAGAAACTATCATATGTATACGTGTGTG TTCCAGAAAGCAGAGTCTGACTTGGATTACATTGAACAAAAACTGGAGTTTGAAATAAGGAAAAGCCTCCCTGAGGACTCCTCAGCACAG GAAAATCCCACCAAATTACTGGAGCAGTTGGCAAGTGTCAAATCACGATTTAAGTCTTTGTCCTCACAACTGGATAAGATTGCTGCAGACCAGCAAAAGTCAGTTGAGCGTATTCAGACAACTATTGCAAACACAATGAAAATGGTGCAGCATTTACAACAGCAAACAGATTTTCAG GTTCCTCCATTCTCTGAGGAGGAACTTCGTGCACTCCAACAATTTGAGACACTGGCATTGAAGGGCATAAACTTGCAGTGA